AAGGGACCGGTTTGCCTTCCGGGTGGAGGGGTAGTCGGAGGGGAGACGTCCTGGCAGACGACGAAGGAGGACAACCCATGAACGAGTCCGAGATCAGCACGAGGGCGGCAGCGATGACGACCGGCGAGGACGGCGGATTCCCTGCGCAGCAGCAGGAGCTGCCGGGGTCGAGCGCCCGGATGGAACCGGTCCCGGACCACGGCGAGGAGACGTGGGTCGGCTCCGGTCGCCTGCAGGGGATGCGGGCGCTGATCACCGGCGGGGACTCGGGGATCGGTCGAGCCGTGGCCATCGCCTTCGCCCGGGAGGGCGCTGACGTGGCGCTGTCCTACCTGCCCGAGGAGCAGGAGGACGCGGAGGCCACCGCGGACTGGGTCCGTGATGCCGGGCGGGAGGTCGTCCTGTGCCCGGGTGACCTGCAGTCCCAGCAGGTGTGCGCCGACGTCGTCGCGAGCACCGTGTCGGGGTTGGGCGGGATCGACGTCCTCGTCAACAACGCAGGGGTGCAGATGGCCCGGGACCAGGGGATCGAGGACATCTCCGACGAGCGTCTCGACCGGGTCTTCAAGACCAACCTCTACGCACTCTTCTGGATGACGCGGGCGGCCCTGCCGCACCTCGGTCGAGGGTCGAGCATCATCAACGTCAGCTCCATCCAGGCCTTCGAGCCCTCGCCGTCGTTGTTGGACTACGCATCGACCAAGGCGGCGATCAACAACTTCACCGTCAACCTCGCGGCCGAGGTGGGCGAGCGCGGCATCCGGGTCAACGCCGTCGCTCCCGGGCCCATCTGGACCCCGCTCCAGCCGGCCACCCAGCCCGAGAAGAAGATCAAGGCATTCGGAGCCGACACGCCCCTCGGGCGAGCGGGGCAGCCGGGCGAGCTGGCCGGGGCCTTCGTCTACCTGGCCTCACCGGCGGAGGCGAGCTATGTCTCCGGCACGGTCCTGGGCGTCACCGGCGGCAAGCCCGTCTTCTGAGGCGCTCAGGAGGCGGCGACTGCGTCGCCGGTCGA
Above is a window of Janibacter cremeus DNA encoding:
- a CDS encoding SDR family oxidoreductase, whose translation is MNESEISTRAAAMTTGEDGGFPAQQQELPGSSARMEPVPDHGEETWVGSGRLQGMRALITGGDSGIGRAVAIAFAREGADVALSYLPEEQEDAEATADWVRDAGREVVLCPGDLQSQQVCADVVASTVSGLGGIDVLVNNAGVQMARDQGIEDISDERLDRVFKTNLYALFWMTRAALPHLGRGSSIINVSSIQAFEPSPSLLDYASTKAAINNFTVNLAAEVGERGIRVNAVAPGPIWTPLQPATQPEKKIKAFGADTPLGRAGQPGELAGAFVYLASPAEASYVSGTVLGVTGGKPVF